From the Carya illinoinensis cultivar Pawnee chromosome 4, C.illinoinensisPawnee_v1, whole genome shotgun sequence genome, one window contains:
- the LOC122307328 gene encoding protein SET DOMAIN GROUP 40 isoform X2, giving the protein MEEQEQDIRLESFLKWASDLGISDSSGSLPYVCLGHSLSLAYFPLAGGRGLGAVRDLRKGELILRVPKSALMTRESLLKDEKLSVAVRKSSWWLPYLMHLPRCYDIFATFGEFEKQALQVSDAIWAAERAISKARSEQNEANQLMAELNLKPQLLTFRAWCWAAATISSRTLHIPWDEAGCLCPVGDLFNYAAPGEETFCSEEVDGRLCASSFQATSLLNGDRAHKSNVEVLDAHDLRLTDGAYEEDVAAYCFYARQNYLKGEQVLLCYGTYTNLELLEHYGFLLNENPNDKVFIPLEPEIYSSCSWPKELLYIHQNGKPSFSLLSALRLWTTPPSKRRSLGQLAYSGSPLSTDNEIQVMKWIAKKCNLVLKNLPTSTEEDSLLLSSINEIQDLHSVVELEKAISASRGEIRSFLEANKLQNVASGNNLLLSSKARRSMERLKLAVQWRARYKKILLDCIFNCTETIDSLTCGKYLPFKLA; this is encoded by the exons ATGGAGGAACAGGAGCAAGACATTAGACTGGAAAGCTTCCTGAAGTGGGCATCAGACCTTGGAATCTCAGACTCTTCAGGATCCCTCCCATATGTCTGTCTGGGACATTCTCTCTCCCTCGCTTACTTTCCTCTCGCTGGCGG TAGAGGTCTGGGTGCTGTGCGTGATCTTAGGAAGGGGGAGCTAATTCTCAGAGTTCCTAAATCCGCTTTGATGACGAGGGAAAGCCTACTGAAGGATGAAAAACTCTCTGTTGCTGTCA GAAAGAGTTCATGGTGGCTCCCTTATCTGATGCACTTGCCCCGCTGctatgacatatttgcaacttTTGGTGAATTCGAGAAGCAAGCTCTGCAA GTATCTGATGCTATCTGGGCTGCAGAAAGGGCCATATCAAAGGCAAGATCAGAACAGAATGAAGCTAATCAACTGATGGCAGAACTTAATCTTAAGCCTCAACTTCTGACCTTTAGGGCATGGTGTTGGGCTGCTGCAACA ATATCCTCAAGGACGTTGCATATACCATGGGATGAAGCTGGATGTTTATGTCCTGTGGGAGACTTATTTAATTATGCTGCACCAGGAGAGGAGACATTTTGTTCTGAAGAAGTAGATGGTCGGCTGTGTGCCTCATCCTTTCAGGCCACTTCTCTGTTAAATGGGGACCGTGCACATAAGTCAAATGTGGAGGTCTTGGATGCCCATGATCTGAGGTTGACTGATGGTGCGTATGAGGAAGATGTTGCTGCATATTGCTTCTATGCTCGACAAAATTATTTGAAAGGAGAGCAG GTTCTTCTATGCTATGGGACTTACACGAATTTGGAGCTCCTTGAACACTACGGGTttcttctaaatgaaaatccaaATGACAAAGTTTTTATTCCCTTGGAACCAGAAATTTATTCCTCATGTTCATGGCCGAAGGAGTTGTTGTATATTCATCAGAATGGAAAGCCATCTTTTTCCCTGTTGTCTGCTTTGCGATTATGGACAACCCCACCAAGCAAGCGGAGATCTCTGGGACAACTTGCTTATTCGGGTTCTCCACTATCTACAGACAATGAGATACAGGTCATGAAATGGATAGCAAAGAAATGCAATTTGGTATTGAAGAATTTGCCAACATCAACTGAAGAAGACAGTTTGCTACTAAGTTCCATTAACGAAATTCAAGATCTTCATTCCGTTGTTGAGCTCGAGAAGGCAATATCCGCTTCTAGGGGTGAGATCCGGTCATTCTTAGAAGCCAATAAGTTGCAAAATGTAGCTAGTGGTAATAACTTACTTCTATCCAGCAAAGCTAGAAGGTCTATGGAAAGGTTGAAATTGGCTGTCCAGTGGAGGGccagatacaagaaaatcctgCTTGACTGCATTTTTAATTGCACGGAAACAATTGATTCTCTAACTTGTGGAAAGTATTTACCATTCAAATTGGCCTAG
- the LOC122307328 gene encoding protein SET DOMAIN GROUP 40 isoform X1, producing the protein MEEQEQDIRLESFLKWASDLGISDSSGSLPYVCLGHSLSLAYFPLAGGRGLGAVRDLRKGELILRVPKSALMTRESLLKDEKLSVAVSRHPSLSSTQILTVCLIYEMGKGKSSWWLPYLMHLPRCYDIFATFGEFEKQALQVSDAIWAAERAISKARSEQNEANQLMAELNLKPQLLTFRAWCWAAATISSRTLHIPWDEAGCLCPVGDLFNYAAPGEETFCSEEVDGRLCASSFQATSLLNGDRAHKSNVEVLDAHDLRLTDGAYEEDVAAYCFYARQNYLKGEQVLLCYGTYTNLELLEHYGFLLNENPNDKVFIPLEPEIYSSCSWPKELLYIHQNGKPSFSLLSALRLWTTPPSKRRSLGQLAYSGSPLSTDNEIQVMKWIAKKCNLVLKNLPTSTEEDSLLLSSINEIQDLHSVVELEKAISASRGEIRSFLEANKLQNVASGNNLLLSSKARRSMERLKLAVQWRARYKKILLDCIFNCTETIDSLTCGKYLPFKLA; encoded by the exons ATGGAGGAACAGGAGCAAGACATTAGACTGGAAAGCTTCCTGAAGTGGGCATCAGACCTTGGAATCTCAGACTCTTCAGGATCCCTCCCATATGTCTGTCTGGGACATTCTCTCTCCCTCGCTTACTTTCCTCTCGCTGGCGG TAGAGGTCTGGGTGCTGTGCGTGATCTTAGGAAGGGGGAGCTAATTCTCAGAGTTCCTAAATCCGCTTTGATGACGAGGGAAAGCCTACTGAAGGATGAAAAACTCTCTGTTGCTGTCAGTAGGCACCCTTCTCTATCCTCTACCCag ATATTGACTGTTTGTTTGATATATGAAATGGGTAAAGGAAAGAGTTCATGGTGGCTCCCTTATCTGATGCACTTGCCCCGCTGctatgacatatttgcaacttTTGGTGAATTCGAGAAGCAAGCTCTGCAA GTATCTGATGCTATCTGGGCTGCAGAAAGGGCCATATCAAAGGCAAGATCAGAACAGAATGAAGCTAATCAACTGATGGCAGAACTTAATCTTAAGCCTCAACTTCTGACCTTTAGGGCATGGTGTTGGGCTGCTGCAACA ATATCCTCAAGGACGTTGCATATACCATGGGATGAAGCTGGATGTTTATGTCCTGTGGGAGACTTATTTAATTATGCTGCACCAGGAGAGGAGACATTTTGTTCTGAAGAAGTAGATGGTCGGCTGTGTGCCTCATCCTTTCAGGCCACTTCTCTGTTAAATGGGGACCGTGCACATAAGTCAAATGTGGAGGTCTTGGATGCCCATGATCTGAGGTTGACTGATGGTGCGTATGAGGAAGATGTTGCTGCATATTGCTTCTATGCTCGACAAAATTATTTGAAAGGAGAGCAG GTTCTTCTATGCTATGGGACTTACACGAATTTGGAGCTCCTTGAACACTACGGGTttcttctaaatgaaaatccaaATGACAAAGTTTTTATTCCCTTGGAACCAGAAATTTATTCCTCATGTTCATGGCCGAAGGAGTTGTTGTATATTCATCAGAATGGAAAGCCATCTTTTTCCCTGTTGTCTGCTTTGCGATTATGGACAACCCCACCAAGCAAGCGGAGATCTCTGGGACAACTTGCTTATTCGGGTTCTCCACTATCTACAGACAATGAGATACAGGTCATGAAATGGATAGCAAAGAAATGCAATTTGGTATTGAAGAATTTGCCAACATCAACTGAAGAAGACAGTTTGCTACTAAGTTCCATTAACGAAATTCAAGATCTTCATTCCGTTGTTGAGCTCGAGAAGGCAATATCCGCTTCTAGGGGTGAGATCCGGTCATTCTTAGAAGCCAATAAGTTGCAAAATGTAGCTAGTGGTAATAACTTACTTCTATCCAGCAAAGCTAGAAGGTCTATGGAAAGGTTGAAATTGGCTGTCCAGTGGAGGGccagatacaagaaaatcctgCTTGACTGCATTTTTAATTGCACGGAAACAATTGATTCTCTAACTTGTGGAAAGTATTTACCATTCAAATTGGCCTAG
- the LOC122307328 gene encoding protein SET DOMAIN GROUP 40 isoform X5 — MSVWDILSPSLTFLSLAGKSSWWLPYLMHLPRCYDIFATFGEFEKQALQVSDAIWAAERAISKARSEQNEANQLMAELNLKPQLLTFRAWCWAAATISSRTLHIPWDEAGCLCPVGDLFNYAAPGEETFCSEEVDGRLCASSFQATSLLNGDRAHKSNVEVLDAHDLRLTDGAYEEDVAAYCFYARQNYLKGEQVLLCYGTYTNLELLEHYGFLLNENPNDKVFIPLEPEIYSSCSWPKELLYIHQNGKPSFSLLSALRLWTTPPSKRRSLGQLAYSGSPLSTDNEIQVMKWIAKKCNLVLKNLPTSTEEDSLLLSSINEIQDLHSVVELEKAISASRGEIRSFLEANKLQNVASGNNLLLSSKARRSMERLKLAVQWRARYKKILLDCIFNCTETIDSLTCGKYLPFKLA; from the exons ATGTCTGTCTGGGACATTCTCTCTCCCTCGCTTACTTTCCTCTCGCTGGCGG GAAAGAGTTCATGGTGGCTCCCTTATCTGATGCACTTGCCCCGCTGctatgacatatttgcaacttTTGGTGAATTCGAGAAGCAAGCTCTGCAA GTATCTGATGCTATCTGGGCTGCAGAAAGGGCCATATCAAAGGCAAGATCAGAACAGAATGAAGCTAATCAACTGATGGCAGAACTTAATCTTAAGCCTCAACTTCTGACCTTTAGGGCATGGTGTTGGGCTGCTGCAACA ATATCCTCAAGGACGTTGCATATACCATGGGATGAAGCTGGATGTTTATGTCCTGTGGGAGACTTATTTAATTATGCTGCACCAGGAGAGGAGACATTTTGTTCTGAAGAAGTAGATGGTCGGCTGTGTGCCTCATCCTTTCAGGCCACTTCTCTGTTAAATGGGGACCGTGCACATAAGTCAAATGTGGAGGTCTTGGATGCCCATGATCTGAGGTTGACTGATGGTGCGTATGAGGAAGATGTTGCTGCATATTGCTTCTATGCTCGACAAAATTATTTGAAAGGAGAGCAG GTTCTTCTATGCTATGGGACTTACACGAATTTGGAGCTCCTTGAACACTACGGGTttcttctaaatgaaaatccaaATGACAAAGTTTTTATTCCCTTGGAACCAGAAATTTATTCCTCATGTTCATGGCCGAAGGAGTTGTTGTATATTCATCAGAATGGAAAGCCATCTTTTTCCCTGTTGTCTGCTTTGCGATTATGGACAACCCCACCAAGCAAGCGGAGATCTCTGGGACAACTTGCTTATTCGGGTTCTCCACTATCTACAGACAATGAGATACAGGTCATGAAATGGATAGCAAAGAAATGCAATTTGGTATTGAAGAATTTGCCAACATCAACTGAAGAAGACAGTTTGCTACTAAGTTCCATTAACGAAATTCAAGATCTTCATTCCGTTGTTGAGCTCGAGAAGGCAATATCCGCTTCTAGGGGTGAGATCCGGTCATTCTTAGAAGCCAATAAGTTGCAAAATGTAGCTAGTGGTAATAACTTACTTCTATCCAGCAAAGCTAGAAGGTCTATGGAAAGGTTGAAATTGGCTGTCCAGTGGAGGGccagatacaagaaaatcctgCTTGACTGCATTTTTAATTGCACGGAAACAATTGATTCTCTAACTTGTGGAAAGTATTTACCATTCAAATTGGCCTAG
- the LOC122307328 gene encoding protein SET DOMAIN GROUP 40 isoform X3 translates to MTRESLLKDEKLSVAVSRHPSLSSTQILTVCLIYEMGKGKSSWWLPYLMHLPRCYDIFATFGEFEKQALQVSDAIWAAERAISKARSEQNEANQLMAELNLKPQLLTFRAWCWAAATISSRTLHIPWDEAGCLCPVGDLFNYAAPGEETFCSEEVDGRLCASSFQATSLLNGDRAHKSNVEVLDAHDLRLTDGAYEEDVAAYCFYARQNYLKGEQVLLCYGTYTNLELLEHYGFLLNENPNDKVFIPLEPEIYSSCSWPKELLYIHQNGKPSFSLLSALRLWTTPPSKRRSLGQLAYSGSPLSTDNEIQVMKWIAKKCNLVLKNLPTSTEEDSLLLSSINEIQDLHSVVELEKAISASRGEIRSFLEANKLQNVASGNNLLLSSKARRSMERLKLAVQWRARYKKILLDCIFNCTETIDSLTCGKYLPFKLA, encoded by the exons ATGACGAGGGAAAGCCTACTGAAGGATGAAAAACTCTCTGTTGCTGTCAGTAGGCACCCTTCTCTATCCTCTACCCag ATATTGACTGTTTGTTTGATATATGAAATGGGTAAAGGAAAGAGTTCATGGTGGCTCCCTTATCTGATGCACTTGCCCCGCTGctatgacatatttgcaacttTTGGTGAATTCGAGAAGCAAGCTCTGCAA GTATCTGATGCTATCTGGGCTGCAGAAAGGGCCATATCAAAGGCAAGATCAGAACAGAATGAAGCTAATCAACTGATGGCAGAACTTAATCTTAAGCCTCAACTTCTGACCTTTAGGGCATGGTGTTGGGCTGCTGCAACA ATATCCTCAAGGACGTTGCATATACCATGGGATGAAGCTGGATGTTTATGTCCTGTGGGAGACTTATTTAATTATGCTGCACCAGGAGAGGAGACATTTTGTTCTGAAGAAGTAGATGGTCGGCTGTGTGCCTCATCCTTTCAGGCCACTTCTCTGTTAAATGGGGACCGTGCACATAAGTCAAATGTGGAGGTCTTGGATGCCCATGATCTGAGGTTGACTGATGGTGCGTATGAGGAAGATGTTGCTGCATATTGCTTCTATGCTCGACAAAATTATTTGAAAGGAGAGCAG GTTCTTCTATGCTATGGGACTTACACGAATTTGGAGCTCCTTGAACACTACGGGTttcttctaaatgaaaatccaaATGACAAAGTTTTTATTCCCTTGGAACCAGAAATTTATTCCTCATGTTCATGGCCGAAGGAGTTGTTGTATATTCATCAGAATGGAAAGCCATCTTTTTCCCTGTTGTCTGCTTTGCGATTATGGACAACCCCACCAAGCAAGCGGAGATCTCTGGGACAACTTGCTTATTCGGGTTCTCCACTATCTACAGACAATGAGATACAGGTCATGAAATGGATAGCAAAGAAATGCAATTTGGTATTGAAGAATTTGCCAACATCAACTGAAGAAGACAGTTTGCTACTAAGTTCCATTAACGAAATTCAAGATCTTCATTCCGTTGTTGAGCTCGAGAAGGCAATATCCGCTTCTAGGGGTGAGATCCGGTCATTCTTAGAAGCCAATAAGTTGCAAAATGTAGCTAGTGGTAATAACTTACTTCTATCCAGCAAAGCTAGAAGGTCTATGGAAAGGTTGAAATTGGCTGTCCAGTGGAGGGccagatacaagaaaatcctgCTTGACTGCATTTTTAATTGCACGGAAACAATTGATTCTCTAACTTGTGGAAAGTATTTACCATTCAAATTGGCCTAG
- the LOC122307328 gene encoding protein SET DOMAIN GROUP 40 isoform X4 translates to MKNSLLLSILTVCLIYEMGKGKSSWWLPYLMHLPRCYDIFATFGEFEKQALQVSDAIWAAERAISKARSEQNEANQLMAELNLKPQLLTFRAWCWAAATISSRTLHIPWDEAGCLCPVGDLFNYAAPGEETFCSEEVDGRLCASSFQATSLLNGDRAHKSNVEVLDAHDLRLTDGAYEEDVAAYCFYARQNYLKGEQVLLCYGTYTNLELLEHYGFLLNENPNDKVFIPLEPEIYSSCSWPKELLYIHQNGKPSFSLLSALRLWTTPPSKRRSLGQLAYSGSPLSTDNEIQVMKWIAKKCNLVLKNLPTSTEEDSLLLSSINEIQDLHSVVELEKAISASRGEIRSFLEANKLQNVASGNNLLLSSKARRSMERLKLAVQWRARYKKILLDCIFNCTETIDSLTCGKYLPFKLA, encoded by the exons ATGAAAAACTCTCTGTTGCTGTCA ATATTGACTGTTTGTTTGATATATGAAATGGGTAAAGGAAAGAGTTCATGGTGGCTCCCTTATCTGATGCACTTGCCCCGCTGctatgacatatttgcaacttTTGGTGAATTCGAGAAGCAAGCTCTGCAA GTATCTGATGCTATCTGGGCTGCAGAAAGGGCCATATCAAAGGCAAGATCAGAACAGAATGAAGCTAATCAACTGATGGCAGAACTTAATCTTAAGCCTCAACTTCTGACCTTTAGGGCATGGTGTTGGGCTGCTGCAACA ATATCCTCAAGGACGTTGCATATACCATGGGATGAAGCTGGATGTTTATGTCCTGTGGGAGACTTATTTAATTATGCTGCACCAGGAGAGGAGACATTTTGTTCTGAAGAAGTAGATGGTCGGCTGTGTGCCTCATCCTTTCAGGCCACTTCTCTGTTAAATGGGGACCGTGCACATAAGTCAAATGTGGAGGTCTTGGATGCCCATGATCTGAGGTTGACTGATGGTGCGTATGAGGAAGATGTTGCTGCATATTGCTTCTATGCTCGACAAAATTATTTGAAAGGAGAGCAG GTTCTTCTATGCTATGGGACTTACACGAATTTGGAGCTCCTTGAACACTACGGGTttcttctaaatgaaaatccaaATGACAAAGTTTTTATTCCCTTGGAACCAGAAATTTATTCCTCATGTTCATGGCCGAAGGAGTTGTTGTATATTCATCAGAATGGAAAGCCATCTTTTTCCCTGTTGTCTGCTTTGCGATTATGGACAACCCCACCAAGCAAGCGGAGATCTCTGGGACAACTTGCTTATTCGGGTTCTCCACTATCTACAGACAATGAGATACAGGTCATGAAATGGATAGCAAAGAAATGCAATTTGGTATTGAAGAATTTGCCAACATCAACTGAAGAAGACAGTTTGCTACTAAGTTCCATTAACGAAATTCAAGATCTTCATTCCGTTGTTGAGCTCGAGAAGGCAATATCCGCTTCTAGGGGTGAGATCCGGTCATTCTTAGAAGCCAATAAGTTGCAAAATGTAGCTAGTGGTAATAACTTACTTCTATCCAGCAAAGCTAGAAGGTCTATGGAAAGGTTGAAATTGGCTGTCCAGTGGAGGGccagatacaagaaaatcctgCTTGACTGCATTTTTAATTGCACGGAAACAATTGATTCTCTAACTTGTGGAAAGTATTTACCATTCAAATTGGCCTAG